The Corylus avellana chromosome ca8, CavTom2PMs-1.0 genome has a segment encoding these proteins:
- the LOC132190117 gene encoding mitochondrial outer membrane import complex protein METAXIN isoform X1, with amino-acid sequence MEEEVNNEREAYTLVVRKPCYGLPTACPSCLSLYIYLKFAQLPFLLDFNSTYPDSDQIPYIESGDYVAYNNENGGVIESLKKDGIVDLDTEFYSVPEWISTKAMVCSWLGDAIMYELWVGSDRSSAEKIYYPDLPWPIGKVLFLKQAHTVKQRLGITKDNAEQMEEEIYKRANIAYGALSTRLGEQSFLFENRPSSVDAIFLAHALLTLQALPESSVLRTKLLEHGNLVKYAEKLKMEFIEAGSSSSSASYFQSDPPSSASRRGPSNSSSKPKSKPKRQKTKEEKTFRKRAKYFVVTQIVAVLLFLTFMNRPDDEVELEDDEGYGYDD; translated from the exons ATGGAGGAGGAAGTGAATAATGAGAGAGAAGCGTACACTCTGGTGGTAAGGAAGCCCTGTTATGGTCTCCCCACAGCATGCCCTTCATGCCTCTCTCTTTACATCTACCTCAAGTTTGCTCAGCTCCCCTTCCTTTTGGATTTCAACTCTACCTACCCCGACTCTG ATCAAATTCCTTATATTGAGTCCGGTGATTACGTGGCCTATAATAATGAGAATGGTGGGGTTattgaaagtttaaaaaaagATGGTATTGTTGATTTGGACACTGAATTCTACTCAGTCCCAGAATGGATATCAACAAAAGCAATGGTTTGTTCCTGGCTTGGAGATGCAATTATGTATGAACTCTGGGTGGGTTCTGATAGAAGTTCTGCTGAGAAGATCTATTATCCTGACTTGCCATGGCCAATAGGAAAGGTTCTGTTCTTGAAGCAAGCTCACACTGTGAAGCAGCGTCTTGGAATAACTAAGGACAATGCTGAGCAAATGGAAGAAGAG ATTTACAAGAGAGCAAACATCGCCTATGGAGCTCTGTCAACTAGGTTAGGGGAGCAGAGCTTTCTCTTTGAGAACAG GCCATCAAGTGTGGATGCAATTTTTCTTGCGCATGCGCTTTTGACTCTTCAAGCTTTACCT GAATCATCAGTACTGCGGACCAAACTTTTAGAGCATGGTAATCTTGTAAAATATGCTGAAAAGCTTAAGATGGAGTTCATAGAGGCTggttcttcatcttcttctgccTCATATTTTCAGTCAGACCCACCATCATCAGCTTCAAGAAGAGGTCCTTCGAACTCGA GTTCGAAGCCGAAGAGCAAACCCAAGAGGCAAAagacaaaggaagaaaaaacttttagaaaaagggCCAAATATTTTGTAGTGACACAGATTGTTGCTGTTCTACTTTTTCTCACTTTCATGAATAGACCTGATGATGAAGTGGAGCTTGAGGATGATGAAGGCTATGGTTATGATGACTGA
- the LOC132190117 gene encoding mitochondrial outer membrane import complex protein METAXIN isoform X2, whose protein sequence is MEEEVNNEREAYTLVVRKPCYGLPTACPSCLSLYIYLKFAQLPFLLDFNSTYPDSVPEWISTKAMVCSWLGDAIMYELWVGSDRSSAEKIYYPDLPWPIGKVLFLKQAHTVKQRLGITKDNAEQMEEEIYKRANIAYGALSTRLGEQSFLFENRPSSVDAIFLAHALLTLQALPESSVLRTKLLEHGNLVKYAEKLKMEFIEAGSSSSSASYFQSDPPSSASRRGPSNSSSKPKSKPKRQKTKEEKTFRKRAKYFVVTQIVAVLLFLTFMNRPDDEVELEDDEGYGYDD, encoded by the exons ATGGAGGAGGAAGTGAATAATGAGAGAGAAGCGTACACTCTGGTGGTAAGGAAGCCCTGTTATGGTCTCCCCACAGCATGCCCTTCATGCCTCTCTCTTTACATCTACCTCAAGTTTGCTCAGCTCCCCTTCCTTTTGGATTTCAACTCTACCTACCCCGACTCTG TCCCAGAATGGATATCAACAAAAGCAATGGTTTGTTCCTGGCTTGGAGATGCAATTATGTATGAACTCTGGGTGGGTTCTGATAGAAGTTCTGCTGAGAAGATCTATTATCCTGACTTGCCATGGCCAATAGGAAAGGTTCTGTTCTTGAAGCAAGCTCACACTGTGAAGCAGCGTCTTGGAATAACTAAGGACAATGCTGAGCAAATGGAAGAAGAG ATTTACAAGAGAGCAAACATCGCCTATGGAGCTCTGTCAACTAGGTTAGGGGAGCAGAGCTTTCTCTTTGAGAACAG GCCATCAAGTGTGGATGCAATTTTTCTTGCGCATGCGCTTTTGACTCTTCAAGCTTTACCT GAATCATCAGTACTGCGGACCAAACTTTTAGAGCATGGTAATCTTGTAAAATATGCTGAAAAGCTTAAGATGGAGTTCATAGAGGCTggttcttcatcttcttctgccTCATATTTTCAGTCAGACCCACCATCATCAGCTTCAAGAAGAGGTCCTTCGAACTCGA GTTCGAAGCCGAAGAGCAAACCCAAGAGGCAAAagacaaaggaagaaaaaacttttagaaaaagggCCAAATATTTTGTAGTGACACAGATTGTTGCTGTTCTACTTTTTCTCACTTTCATGAATAGACCTGATGATGAAGTGGAGCTTGAGGATGATGAAGGCTATGGTTATGATGACTGA